GGGCTTATGGCTATTTTCGCATGGCGCCCTAAGCTCACCGGTATCGCACTCATCTTATTGCTGATTGCCGTATTTCCAGCCAACATTCACGTGGCCCTAAACCCCGAGCTTATGCCAGATGCTGACCCAGTGATGCTACTGGTTCGACTACCGTTCCAAGCTTTATTCATGATTTGGACCTATCTCACTCTGATTGGTGGCGACACCCCAAAGAGTTTCACTAAAACCGCAACTGCCTAAAACCAGTGACCTAGATTAAGGAGAAATATCATATGAAAGCGATTCAAATTCAATCTTACGGAGACATCAGCAATCTCACTCTTAGCGAGATACCGAAGCCCAACGTAGGATCAGACGAAGTGTTGATCAAGGTTCGCGCGGCGGGAATCAACCCTGTGGATTGGAAGATTGCCGAAGGCTACCTCAAGGAATTCTTACCCCATCAACTACCTCTAACCCTTGGCTGGGATGTAGCTGGCGAGATTGCCGAGCTTGGCGATCAGGTGAGTGATTTCAAAGTTGGCGATGCAGTATACACTCGCCCAGAAATCTCTCGTGACGGCGGCTTTGCTGAATACATTGTCGTCAAAGCCAATGAAGTAGCAGGAAAGCCAAAGTCGGCTAGCTTCGCTGAAGCTGCCGCAGTTCCTTTAGCAGCCCTCACTGCTTGGCAGGGCTTGTTCGATGTCATGCAACTTGAGCCTGGCGCTACAGTCCTGATTCATGCAGCTGCTGGTGGTGTTGGGCATTTCGCAGTGCAAATCGCCAAAGCCAAGGGATTGCGCGTGATCGGCACAGCATCCGCTCGCAACCAGGAATTCCTTAAGGAAATCGGCGTTGATGAGTTTATTGACTACACCAAGACCGACTTTAGCGAAGTCTTGAAAGACATCGATGCTGTTTATGACACCATTGGTGGCGAAACACTTGAAAAAAGCTTCAAGGTCATTCGACCTGGTGGCGCTCTTGTATCAATCGTCGCACCACCACCAGAGAAGCTTGCAGACGAGAGCAATGTGAAGGCTGGCTACTTATTTGTACAGCCTCATGCCGCTCAACTTGCAGAGATTGCCCAACTCATCGATGATGGCAAGATCAAGATTCACATCGATCGAACTCTGCCACTTAGCGAAGCTGCCCAAGCGCTCCAACTTTCAAAAGAAGGTCATGTTCGCGGTAAGCTCATCCTCGACGTGGACGGGGCTTCCTCACGATAGCCTACTTAGGAGTGGCAGATCAGCTGCCACTCCCTGCTCAGACACATCCTCTGCCTTGCCAGTTCAGCCTGATTGGCTGTTTTGGGTCTGCCCTCGACCATAAATTTTTCATTGTCAAAACTTGTCGCCCTCGCTAGCTTCTTGCTCATCACACCCTAAAGGAGACTGTTCGATGAGACTCACTCACACCGTTTTGACACTACTATCCCTCTCACTCACACTGGCTTGCACGAGTCCAAGACCTAGCACCAATTGGGTCGTTGATGGTCATAACGACCTTCCATGGGCGCTCCGCAGTAAAAATGTCAAGCTAGAAGATATAGATCTTAGAGAGACGCAAAAAGACTTTCATACGGACCTCAAGAGGCTAAAGGATGGCAACGTAGGATTGCAGCTTTGGTCTGCCTACGTCCCAGCATCCACTGCCGAAAAGAAAACGGCTTTGAATACAACTTTGGAGCAGATAGATCTGATCCACCGCATGGTCGAGCATTACCCAGAAAGCCTGGCGATGGTGGGCACCAGCCAAGAGGCAGAACAAGCCATTGCAGAGGGTAAAATTGCAAGCATGATCGGCGTCGAAGGCGGATATTCCATTGAAGGCTCCCTAGCGCATTTGCGTACCCTCTATCGATTGGGAGTTCGCTATATGACCTTGACTCATTCAAAAACTATTTTTTGGGCCGACTCAGCAACCGATGTCGCGCAGCATCACGGCCTCACTGATTTTGGCAAGTCTGTGATTGAAGAGATGAATCGCTTGGGAATGCTTGTTGATATCTCCCATGTATCGGTTGCTACAATGAAGGATGCTCTGGCTGTGACCAAGGCACCAGTGATAGCATCTCATTCATCAGCCTATGCCCTTGCAGAACACCCAAGAAATATCCCCGACGACGTCTTAAAGCAGATTGCTAGCAACCGCGGTATCGTGATGATAAACTTTTTTTCAGGATATATTGTTCCAGAAGCTGCTGCAGTATTGAGGAAATATGAGGTCGAACGTTTCAAATTGAGAATGAAACATCAAGATGATAAAGCCTATCAAGCGGCGATCAAGCAGTTTTTTAAAGAAAACCCCATGAAGCCAGGGACTGTGAAAGATGTTGCCGATCACGTCGATCACATTGTAAAAATTGCTGGTGTTGAATACGTGGGCCTTGGCTCTGATTTTGATGGTGTTGGCACTCTACCGAAGGATCTTGATGATGTATCCAAGTTCCCCAACTTGGATAAGGAACTGGAGCGGCGAGGCTATAGCCGTGAGGATCGAGAAAAGATCTTTCATAGCAACTTCCTTAGAGTCCTTAGGGAAGCGGAGCAAGTTGCCAGCCAGATGAAAGTTGAGTCAACAAAGCCTCAAGTCGCCGCGAACCCTAGCTAAGAGCCCCACCCTTTGCCATGACGCTCCATGGCTTTCACCAGCCGGAGGACCCTCCGATAATCTTCTGGCTCAGGTGACTGATGTCGATTGTCAAAGTATTGATTCAAAGTTTTCTTCCCCAATTTAGACCTTCGGCTGATGGCATCTCTTGTCAGACCCCAACGCTCCAGTTTTTGCAACATGCTGTGGAAATAGAGAGGTACTGATCGCTCGATAGCACGCTCTATAAGGGGAATTTCCCGGCGCGACCTCTGCAAAGTGTGGCAGGATTCACAACGACTAAGAGTCAATGGCACCATAATCTCCACGTGAAAGGAGCCTCGCCACAGGAAACTCTGCCTTTCTGCTGGGAATAGCTCGAAACGATCATTGGTACATTTGGAACAACGCAAGGTTTACCCTCATGCAACATGGATTTATTTGGGAGTTATTATTTGTTCCTAGTAAATTTTAGCGCAGTGGTGATGGCAGGGACAAGCGAATTAATGTGTCGAAGCGGAATCTCTTTTTAATAGTGTGGTTCGGTTATGGTTAGTTGCATCAGAAGCTTGAACGCGCCCCGTTGGAGCGCCGTCATTAGATAATCTACATGGAGAATCGAACTGTTAGCAAAAATGAATCATCGAGCAGGCCCTCTCGCTCACCCATATAGCTATAAAGTTTTTGATTCTCAAAGCCCAATCCCAAATTAGCATCCAGCTCCGCATGCAAACCAATTGCAAGTCGGGGTCCGATCAGAAGGTCGTCGTCATCCCCAAAGTCATAGTTGACAATACCGATTCCAGGGCTGAGGTAAACTTCATAGGGACCAAAACGCTGTGAAAGTTTAAACGTGGCGCCCAATGCCGTAAGACCCGGTGCACCATCATCCTCGTCCTTCGAGTGCATGCTGAA
This is a stretch of genomic DNA from Pseudobacteriovorax antillogorgiicola. It encodes these proteins:
- a CDS encoding MauE/DoxX family redox-associated membrane protein is translated as MKTFFRILLGVLFVFGGIMHFVNPEFYLAMMPDYLPLHQFLVDLSGVIEIILGLMAIFAWRPKLTGIALILLLIAVFPANIHVALNPELMPDADPVMLLVRLPFQALFMIWTYLTLIGGDTPKSFTKTATA
- a CDS encoding NADP-dependent oxidoreductase: MKAIQIQSYGDISNLTLSEIPKPNVGSDEVLIKVRAAGINPVDWKIAEGYLKEFLPHQLPLTLGWDVAGEIAELGDQVSDFKVGDAVYTRPEISRDGGFAEYIVVKANEVAGKPKSASFAEAAAVPLAALTAWQGLFDVMQLEPGATVLIHAAAGGVGHFAVQIAKAKGLRVIGTASARNQEFLKEIGVDEFIDYTKTDFSEVLKDIDAVYDTIGGETLEKSFKVIRPGGALVSIVAPPPEKLADESNVKAGYLFVQPHAAQLAEIAQLIDDGKIKIHIDRTLPLSEAAQALQLSKEGHVRGKLILDVDGASSR
- a CDS encoding dipeptidase, with the protein product MRLTHTVLTLLSLSLTLACTSPRPSTNWVVDGHNDLPWALRSKNVKLEDIDLRETQKDFHTDLKRLKDGNVGLQLWSAYVPASTAEKKTALNTTLEQIDLIHRMVEHYPESLAMVGTSQEAEQAIAEGKIASMIGVEGGYSIEGSLAHLRTLYRLGVRYMTLTHSKTIFWADSATDVAQHHGLTDFGKSVIEEMNRLGMLVDISHVSVATMKDALAVTKAPVIASHSSAYALAEHPRNIPDDVLKQIASNRGIVMINFFSGYIVPEAAAVLRKYEVERFKLRMKHQDDKAYQAAIKQFFKENPMKPGTVKDVADHVDHIVKIAGVEYVGLGSDFDGVGTLPKDLDDVSKFPNLDKELERRGYSREDREKIFHSNFLRVLREAEQVASQMKVESTKPQVAANPS